One genomic segment of Clostridium estertheticum subsp. estertheticum includes these proteins:
- a CDS encoding ABC transporter ATP-binding protein: MNKTIFKRIIKYMSNSKIYIVFSLLSAIITVILSLIAPLLIGKTIDKMIGKGLVDFSYVFKIIIAIAIVYIAGNIFNWLLIYLTNLIAFSSVNHMRRDLFKKTNKLPLNFFDTNPHGDTISRFVNDIETISDGMIQCLSTLITGIVTIIGAIGFMFYLNPVMTLVVLILSPASYFMARFITNRSQKMFKKQAKILGNLNAYAEEIIDGQKVVKAFNYEDETINKFKDINNDLYSAGVKSQFYGSLSGPTTRVVNNIIYSLIGIIGSFAVIFGKLTIGDISSFLIYATLFSKPLNDITAIFTQIQAAEASAERVFYVLDMEPEIADKKRTINLHNNEGVISFRNVNFGYTSNRPLIKNFNLNLKPGSRVAIVGTTGAGKTTLINLLMRFYEINSGGIFIDDVNINEISRDSLRCNFGMVLQDTWLFCGTIKENIAYGKPDATEDEIITAAKASGSHSFIRRLPKGYNTIITDAGENLSQGQRQLLTIARVMITNAPMLILDEATSNIDTITEIKIQKAFIKMLKGRTSFIIAHRLSTIKESDIILVMDNGNIVQSGTHEELLEKGGQYSKLYNSQFAAV, from the coding sequence ATGAATAAAACTATATTTAAAAGAATTATAAAATATATGTCAAACTCTAAAATATATATTGTTTTTTCCCTTCTAAGCGCAATTATAACAGTAATTTTAAGTCTTATTGCCCCGCTACTAATAGGTAAAACTATAGATAAGATGATAGGAAAAGGTCTTGTTGACTTTAGTTATGTATTCAAAATTATTATTGCAATAGCAATAGTTTATATAGCTGGAAACATATTTAATTGGCTTTTGATCTATTTAACTAACTTAATCGCATTTTCATCTGTTAACCATATGAGGCGGGATCTTTTCAAAAAAACAAATAAACTACCATTAAATTTCTTTGACACTAATCCTCATGGTGATACCATAAGCAGGTTTGTTAACGATATAGAAACAATTTCAGATGGAATGATTCAATGTTTGTCCACACTTATAACTGGTATTGTTACCATAATAGGGGCTATAGGTTTTATGTTCTACTTAAATCCTGTTATGACATTAGTAGTTTTGATTTTGTCTCCAGCTTCTTATTTTATGGCAAGATTTATAACAAACCGTTCTCAAAAAATGTTTAAAAAGCAGGCTAAAATTTTGGGGAATTTAAACGCTTATGCTGAAGAAATTATAGATGGTCAAAAAGTTGTAAAAGCGTTTAATTATGAAGATGAAACTATTAATAAATTTAAAGACATAAATAATGATTTATATAGTGCAGGTGTAAAATCTCAATTTTATGGTTCTTTATCAGGTCCAACTACAAGAGTTGTGAATAACATAATTTATTCGCTTATCGGTATTATTGGAAGTTTTGCTGTGATCTTTGGTAAACTCACAATAGGTGATATATCAAGTTTTCTTATTTATGCCACATTATTCTCAAAACCTTTAAATGATATAACTGCGATATTTACACAGATTCAAGCAGCAGAAGCTTCTGCTGAGCGTGTATTTTATGTCCTTGACATGGAACCAGAAATAGCTGACAAAAAAAGAACAATAAATCTTCATAATAATGAAGGTGTGATTTCCTTTAGAAATGTAAATTTCGGATATACATCTAATCGTCCTCTTATTAAAAACTTTAATTTAAATTTAAAACCTGGGAGCAGGGTTGCCATAGTTGGTACAACTGGCGCAGGTAAAACGACTCTTATAAATTTATTGATGAGATTTTATGAGATTAACAGTGGAGGTATATTTATCGATGATGTTAATATAAATGAAATAAGTCGTGATAGTTTACGTTGTAATTTTGGAATGGTTCTTCAAGATACATGGCTCTTTTGCGGGACTATAAAGGAAAATATAGCCTATGGTAAACCTGATGCAACAGAAGATGAAATAATAACCGCTGCCAAAGCTTCTGGGTCTCATAGCTTCATACGTCGTTTACCTAAGGGTTATAACACTATAATTACTGATGCAGGTGAAAATCTCTCACAAGGTCAAAGACAACTGCTTACTATAGCAAGGGTAATGATTACTAACGCTCCTATGTTAATTTTGGATGAGGCTACAAGTAATATAGACACAATAACTGAGATTAAAATCCAAAAAGCATTTATTAAAATGTTAAAGGGGAGAACTAGTTTTATTATAGCTCATAGGCTTTCTACAATAAAAGAATCCGATATAATTTTGGTTATGGATAATGGTAATATTGTTCAAAGTGGAACTCATGAAGAACTATTAGAAAAAGGTGGACAATATTCAAAACTTTATAACAGTCAGTTTGCTGCTGTTTAA
- a CDS encoding ABC transporter ATP-binding protein, which yields MFKLFKFLKPYRKECILGPTFKLIEALLELLLPTLMALIINNGVSSHDTSYVLKMGGIMCSMAILGFCSSMTCQYFAALTSQGFGTTLRNKLFEHISTFSYVEIDKFGAASLTNRITSDVNQLQLAVAMLIRMAFRAPFICIGAIIMSMLLDLRLALVLILATPIFGIIIYLIISRTSPLYRKYQNKLDRLGTVVRENLSGARVIRAFAKTKNEEKRFKATNDDLTSTAVLVGKTSALLNPLTTLVMNVAIIAILWASSYHINAGTLSQGTIIAFVNYATQILFALVAVSNLVIIFTKAFASANRVNEILNTIASIKDNGNNLEISSRGDDVLIEFKLVSFSYDSASDRELTDINITINKGETVGIIGATGSGKSTFINLIPRFYDVSKGEILINGINVKDYSLKKLREKISMVPQKSVLFTGTISDNIRWGKKTATREEIIDAAKTAQANEFIKELPDGYNTQVTRGGLNFSGGQKQRLTIARAIIAKPEILILDDSSSALDFSTDAALRTGLKSLSNTMTVLTVSQRASSIKHADKIIVFDDGKIVGVGPHEYLLRNCETYKDICLSQLSKKEVNK from the coding sequence TTGTTTAAACTTTTTAAATTTTTAAAACCATATAGGAAAGAATGTATTTTAGGACCTACATTTAAGCTTATTGAAGCATTATTAGAACTTTTGCTTCCAACACTTATGGCACTTATTATAAATAACGGTGTAAGCTCGCATGATACAAGCTATGTGCTAAAAATGGGCGGAATTATGTGTTCTATGGCCATATTAGGATTTTGTAGTTCTATGACATGTCAGTATTTTGCTGCACTTACTTCTCAAGGTTTTGGTACAACGCTACGTAATAAATTATTTGAACATATATCTACGTTTTCCTATGTGGAAATAGATAAGTTCGGTGCAGCATCGCTAACAAATCGTATTACTAGCGATGTAAATCAGCTCCAACTAGCAGTTGCTATGCTTATTCGTATGGCGTTTCGTGCACCATTTATATGTATCGGTGCAATTATTATGTCAATGTTATTAGACCTTAGATTAGCTCTCGTATTGATATTAGCTACCCCTATTTTTGGAATTATTATATATCTTATCATAAGTAGGACATCTCCTCTTTATCGTAAATATCAAAACAAATTAGATAGACTCGGCACTGTAGTTCGTGAAAATCTTTCTGGAGCACGAGTAATTCGTGCATTTGCAAAAACAAAGAACGAAGAAAAAAGATTTAAAGCTACAAACGATGATCTAACTTCAACAGCAGTTTTAGTTGGCAAGACCTCAGCGCTCTTAAACCCTCTCACAACTCTTGTTATGAATGTAGCAATAATCGCTATATTATGGGCTAGTAGTTATCATATTAATGCTGGTACCCTTTCTCAGGGAACAATTATTGCATTTGTAAATTATGCCACGCAAATATTATTCGCACTTGTTGCAGTATCAAATCTTGTTATCATATTTACAAAAGCATTTGCTTCGGCTAACCGTGTCAATGAAATACTTAATACCATAGCATCAATAAAGGACAATGGTAATAACTTAGAAATATCTTCTCGTGGAGACGATGTTTTAATTGAGTTTAAACTGGTTTCCTTTTCATATGACAGTGCCAGTGATCGTGAACTAACTGATATTAACATAACAATTAACAAGGGGGAAACAGTAGGTATTATAGGAGCTACCGGTTCAGGTAAATCGACTTTCATAAATTTAATTCCAAGATTTTATGATGTTAGTAAAGGTGAAATATTAATAAATGGAATAAATGTTAAAGATTATTCTCTGAAAAAACTTAGGGAGAAAATTAGCATGGTACCACAAAAATCTGTGCTTTTTACTGGTACTATTTCAGACAATATTCGCTGGGGAAAGAAAACAGCTACTAGAGAAGAAATCATAGACGCTGCAAAAACAGCTCAAGCAAACGAATTTATAAAAGAGCTACCAGATGGCTATAATACACAGGTAACTCGTGGTGGTCTTAATTTTTCTGGCGGACAAAAACAAAGACTCACAATTGCTAGAGCGATAATTGCAAAACCTGAAATTTTAATACTTGATGATTCATCTAGTGCACTTGATTTTTCAACTGATGCAGCCCTTAGAACTGGTCTTAAAAGTCTTAGTAATACCATGACTGTACTTACTGTTTCTCAGCGTGCAAGTTCTATAAAACATGCGGATAAAATTATTGTATTTGATGATGGAAAAATAGTAGGAGTGGGTCCACATGAGTATCTTTTGAGAAATTGTGAAACATACAAAGACATATGTCTTTCACAGCTTTCAAAAAAGGAGGTAAACAAATAA
- a CDS encoding putative ABC transporter permease subunit — translation MNNNTWILLKTQFLNQSGVNTFRYEKDKKKKNKVVIFAVAMTITVIMMSTYCFILAYGLGRIGLTAIIPGYAFTITSVIVMLFTLFKASGTLFAFKDYDMLMALPVQTTTVITSRFLLMYGENVLFSILVMMPMGIAYCLFAHPQILFYVIWFISMFVTALVPMTIAAVLGAIISAISSRFKHTNMVNIILSFVLTIGFMGVSMSAGTMSGGQINIKQISNDMYQCGIAFT, via the coding sequence ATGAACAATAACACTTGGATTCTTTTAAAGACGCAGTTTCTTAATCAGTCTGGAGTGAATACATTTAGATATGAGAAGGATAAAAAAAAGAAAAATAAAGTTGTTATATTTGCTGTTGCAATGACTATAACTGTGATTATGATGTCTACATATTGCTTTATATTGGCGTATGGTTTGGGTAGAATTGGACTTACTGCAATTATTCCGGGATATGCATTTACTATTACAAGTGTGATTGTAATGCTCTTTACTCTATTTAAAGCAAGTGGTACACTATTTGCATTTAAGGACTATGATATGCTTATGGCATTACCAGTTCAAACAACTACAGTAATAACAAGCAGATTTTTATTGATGTATGGAGAAAATGTGCTTTTTTCAATTCTTGTTATGATGCCTATGGGGATTGCCTATTGCTTATTCGCACATCCACAGATACTATTTTATGTAATTTGGTTTATTTCTATGTTTGTAACAGCGCTTGTGCCAATGACAATAGCTGCGGTACTTGGAGCAATTATTAGTGCAATTTCATCCAGATTTAAACACACTAATATGGTAAATATCATACTATCATTTGTTTTAACTATTGGTTTTATGGGCGTAAGCATGAGCGCAGGAACGATGAGTGGCGGCCAAATAAATATTAAACAAATTAGCAATGACATGTACCAGTGCGGTATCGCTTTCACTTGA
- a CDS encoding ABC transporter ATP-binding protein, translating to MLEIKNFSKVYKGGKKAVDHFNLTVKAGDIYGFIGHNGAGKSTMIKAIAGVLDFEEGEIFVDGHSVQKFPVECKKVIAYIPDNPDLYEHLTGIQYLNFISDIFKVGKEEREESIRKYGVLFEITSVLGDLISSYSHGMKQKLALISALIHKPKLLLLDEPFVGLDPKASLILKNTMHEICKQGSAIFFSTHVLDVAEKLCNKIAIIKDGKLIEAGDTETLIKNQSLESLYMKVAENEQ from the coding sequence ATGTTGGAAATTAAAAATTTTTCAAAGGTATATAAGGGTGGAAAAAAAGCCGTGGATCATTTTAATCTTACAGTGAAAGCTGGAGATATTTATGGATTTATAGGTCACAATGGGGCCGGAAAGAGCACAATGATAAAAGCTATTGCAGGGGTACTTGATTTTGAAGAAGGGGAGATTTTTGTTGACGGACATTCAGTACAAAAATTTCCGGTAGAGTGTAAAAAAGTAATCGCCTATATACCAGATAATCCAGATTTATATGAGCATTTAACGGGAATTCAATATTTGAATTTTATTTCGGACATTTTTAAAGTTGGAAAAGAAGAGAGGGAAGAGTCTATTCGGAAATATGGTGTATTATTTGAGATTACTAGTGTACTCGGAGATTTGATTTCTTCTTATTCACATGGAATGAAACAGAAACTTGCTTTAATTTCTGCCCTAATTCATAAACCTAAATTACTATTGCTCGACGAACCGTTTGTAGGATTAGACCCAAAAGCATCTCTGATATTAAAAAATACGATGCATGAAATATGTAAACAAGGAAGTGCTATTTTCTTCTCTACCCATGTGCTTGATGTTGCGGAGAAGCTTTGCAATAAAATTGCGATTATTAAAGATGGAAAGCTTATTGAAGCAGGAGATACAGAAACCTTAATTAAAAATCAATCATTAGAATCACTCTATATGAAGGTGGCAGAAAATGAACAATAA
- a CDS encoding C40 family peptidase — protein MNKKIITAMMALALTMSIGYTSVYADTASDKAKIKQVQTQRSSLETKVEMMDSQIEKILSKIKSNEKNINNTQNSIKESKINIAKAQDDIKAEQALYDKRMKVMYMNGTSSYVDILLDSKGIDNFMSRLEDVKTIINFDKKIIKDLQTKKEAINLKKVALDKENTKLLALRVDNKNTLSGVTKQQEAQKVLVAQLNTQEAKYTAQLVADQAAAAKQVALAKTAAEAKQAAANQAAAANQYALNQSPVQTPSISPSRGGSGASSSALISYASQFLGVNYVWGGTSPSGFDCSGFTQYVFAHFGVDIPRVSEDQQNVGTLVSRENLQPGDLVFFGSPAHHVGIYVGNGNMINAPHTGAVLRIQSLNGDFTYGRRVR, from the coding sequence TTGAACAAAAAAATTATTACAGCAATGATGGCACTTGCTTTAACAATGAGCATTGGATATACTAGCGTATACGCAGATACTGCTTCTGATAAGGCAAAAATAAAGCAGGTTCAAACTCAAAGGAGTAGCCTTGAAACTAAAGTAGAGATGATGGATAGTCAAATTGAAAAAATCTTATCTAAAATTAAAAGTAATGAAAAAAATATAAATAATACACAAAATAGTATTAAAGAATCTAAAATAAATATTGCAAAAGCACAAGATGATATTAAAGCAGAACAAGCACTCTATGATAAAAGAATGAAAGTAATGTATATGAATGGTACATCAAGTTATGTAGATATTTTACTAGACTCAAAGGGTATAGATAATTTTATGTCCAGATTAGAAGATGTAAAAACTATAATAAACTTTGACAAAAAGATTATTAAAGATTTGCAAACAAAAAAGGAAGCAATTAATTTAAAGAAGGTAGCGTTAGATAAAGAAAATACAAAATTGTTAGCTTTAAGAGTTGACAATAAAAATACATTAAGCGGTGTAACTAAACAACAAGAAGCACAAAAGGTATTGGTAGCGCAATTAAATACTCAAGAAGCTAAATACACGGCGCAACTAGTAGCAGACCAAGCGGCTGCAGCAAAACAAGTTGCCTTAGCAAAAACTGCGGCGGAAGCAAAACAAGCAGCAGCAAACCAAGCTGCAGCAGCAAATCAATATGCACTAAACCAATCACCAGTACAGACTCCTAGTATAAGTCCTTCTAGAGGTGGATCAGGAGCTTCATCTAGTGCGCTTATATCATATGCTTCACAATTTTTAGGCGTTAATTATGTTTGGGGTGGGACAAGCCCTTCAGGCTTTGATTGCTCAGGATTTACACAATATGTGTTCGCACATTTCGGAGTAGACATACCAAGAGTTTCAGAAGATCAACAAAATGTAGGTACACTTGTATCTAGAGAAAATCTTCAACCAGGGGATTTGGTGTTTTTTGGGTCACCAGCTCATCATGTAGGAATATATGTTGGAAATGGTAATATGATAAATGCACCTCATACAGGTGCTGTACTTAGAATTCAATCACTAAATGGTGACTTTACATATGGACGTAGAGTTAGATAA
- a CDS encoding DUF7402 domain-containing protein gives MRDEKTTLRIEIKDESNITISEMSGVEEISLIHTKKYKKGDKVCFTNLSGNKYLVINIDNELSEALIYVPGNMLEFSIPFGDDSIPYSLCAFKGSNHTIDMRIATNEEIYCYRNLAKNVMDKGCNTTYYPHVTENIETGNEAIFAARNTIDGKTNNQGHGVWPYESWGTGQREDAELLLNFGRDVEVDKIVLYLRADFPHDTYWNDITIVFSDGTQKNVRPIKTSDAQSIEFEKKRISWVKLMDFKMADEPSQIAALTEIEVYGIDISGDKKNSDIFN, from the coding sequence ATGAGAGATGAAAAAACTACACTAAGAATAGAGATAAAAGATGAATCTAATATAACTATAAGTGAAATGTCTGGTGTGGAAGAAATTTCACTTATACACACCAAAAAATATAAAAAAGGGGATAAAGTTTGTTTTACTAATTTATCTGGCAATAAATATTTAGTTATTAATATAGATAATGAATTATCAGAAGCGTTAATATATGTTCCGGGAAATATGCTAGAATTTTCTATACCATTTGGGGATGATTCCATACCATATTCATTATGTGCATTTAAGGGTAGCAATCATACTATTGATATGCGTATTGCAACAAATGAAGAAATTTATTGTTATAGAAATCTTGCGAAAAATGTAATGGATAAGGGTTGCAATACAACATACTATCCTCATGTTACGGAAAATATTGAGACTGGGAATGAGGCGATTTTTGCTGCTCGAAATACAATTGATGGGAAAACGAATAATCAGGGGCATGGAGTATGGCCATATGAATCTTGGGGGACAGGGCAAAGAGAAGATGCAGAGCTACTTCTAAATTTTGGTAGAGATGTAGAAGTGGATAAAATTGTTTTATACCTAAGAGCAGATTTTCCGCATGATACTTATTGGAATGATATAACAATAGTATTTTCTGATGGAACCCAAAAGAATGTACGACCTATAAAAACCAGTGATGCTCAATCTATTGAGTTTGAGAAAAAAAGAATTAGTTGGGTTAAATTAATGGATTTTAAGATGGCTGATGAACCATCACAAATTGCGGCGCTAACAGAAATTGAAGTTTATGGTATCGATATTAGCGGAGATAAGAAAAATAGTGATATATTTAACTGA
- a CDS encoding tetratricopeptide repeat protein, with the protein MSLKKCMNIIAFLLALFIFIVINKLLAFLFIILYLVRMNLATIIYYIGSNKYKRNKIDEAYKYFEKAYNVNFSPMKIKLYYIYYLLLKGDLKKSENLLNQLSNKKVTPDDEINIKLNISIVLWKRNNIDEAVNILMKLYSKYKSSIIYQNLGYFLLLQNNYTKALEINLEAYKFNSSNAGIIDNLATTYYMLGEYDKSLKLYEELMLEKPSFPSAYYYYASTLLNLNKPQEALENLKEALKCNFTFLSAISKEEIDTKITEIETSIK; encoded by the coding sequence ATGAGTTTAAAAAAATGTATGAATATTATAGCTTTTCTTTTAGCATTATTTATCTTCATAGTGATAAATAAATTATTAGCTTTTCTTTTTATTATTTTATATTTAGTCCGCATGAATCTTGCAACAATTATTTATTATATAGGAAGTAATAAATATAAAAGGAATAAAATTGATGAAGCTTATAAATACTTCGAAAAAGCCTATAATGTAAATTTCTCACCTATGAAAATAAAATTATACTACATATACTATTTGCTTTTAAAAGGTGACTTAAAAAAGTCAGAAAATTTATTGAACCAACTTTCAAATAAAAAGGTAACTCCTGATGATGAAATTAATATAAAGCTCAATATATCAATTGTCTTGTGGAAAAGAAATAATATAGATGAAGCAGTTAATATCCTTATGAAATTATATAGTAAATATAAATCTTCTATCATATATCAAAATCTAGGTTACTTTTTGCTTTTACAAAATAATTACACTAAAGCTCTAGAGATAAATCTTGAAGCTTATAAATTCAATTCATCAAACGCAGGCATAATAGATAATTTAGCAACTACCTATTATATGTTAGGTGAATATGATAAATCATTAAAACTATATGAAGAATTAATGCTAGAGAAACCCTCTTTTCCATCAGCCTATTATTACTATGCATCTACTCTGCTAAATTTAAATAAACCTCAGGAAGCACTCGAAAATTTAAAAGAGGCCTTGAAGTGCAATTTTACATTTTTGAGCGCTATATCGAAAGAGGAGATAGACACTAAAATAACTGAAATTGAAACTTCAATTAAATAG
- the crcB gene encoding fluoride efflux transporter CrcB, translating into MKKYTFIAIGGMLGAILRYVIKSIHIYHYKEVIPINTLLINISGTFLLSLILTIAFEIYEMDSDIRLGIATGFLGAFTTFSTLCKETVNLINQGYYYSSISYIGFSAMFGLAAAYFGVIVAREVVPIFITRNIPSDVD; encoded by the coding sequence ATGAAAAAGTACACTTTTATAGCCATCGGTGGTATGCTGGGGGCTATATTAAGATATGTTATAAAAAGCATACACATTTATCATTATAAAGAGGTTATACCAATAAATACTTTGCTAATCAATATTTCTGGTACTTTTCTATTATCCCTTATACTAACTATTGCCTTTGAAATCTATGAAATGGATTCTGATATAAGACTAGGAATTGCTACTGGCTTCTTGGGTGCCTTCACAACTTTTTCTACACTTTGCAAAGAAACCGTAAATCTTATAAACCAAGGATACTATTATTCTTCTATATCTTATATTGGTTTTTCAGCAATGTTCGGACTTGCCGCCGCTTACTTTGGGGTTATAGTCGCAAGAGAGGTAGTTCCGATTTTTATAACTAGAAACATCCCTAGTGATGTAGACTAG
- the crcB gene encoding fluoride efflux transporter CrcB, with the protein MTYVLVAVGGAAGSLVRYSLGKFISEKSKHSFPIGTFIINITGALLLGIVSTIGVSSNIALLLGDGFLGAYTTFSTFMYEGFNLFKEKEKLNAFIYILCTLILGVVGYVIGSKIGRL; encoded by the coding sequence ATGACATACGTGTTAGTAGCAGTGGGTGGCGCCGCGGGAAGTTTGGTTAGGTATAGCCTTGGTAAATTTATAAGCGAAAAATCAAAACACTCTTTTCCAATAGGAACTTTTATAATTAATATTACAGGGGCCCTTTTGCTTGGTATTGTAAGTACAATTGGAGTAAGCAGTAATATAGCACTGCTCCTAGGTGATGGCTTCTTGGGTGCATACACAACTTTTTCAACTTTTATGTATGAAGGCTTTAACCTATTTAAGGAAAAAGAAAAATTAAATGCTTTTATATATATTCTCTGTACATTAATTTTAGGTGTTGTAGGCTATGTTATAGGAAGCAAAATAGGCAGATTATAA
- a CDS encoding DUF1523 domain-containing protein codes for MKKKSYLFRNKNFSQFKFGKVIIIFFVIVSVIIFFPHFFRNTYVVTIESKRIIKHDNKDTYLIYTEMQNGDIRVFKDDNSILEFKILSEDMYWGLIINKKYEIKTYGLSIPIFSSYQNIVTAKGVK; via the coding sequence ATGAAAAAAAAATCTTATCTATTTAGAAATAAGAATTTTTCTCAATTTAAGTTCGGAAAAGTAATTATTATTTTTTTTGTAATAGTTAGTGTAATTATATTTTTTCCACATTTCTTTAGAAATACTTATGTAGTAACAATTGAGAGCAAACGAATAATAAAACATGATAATAAGGATACGTATTTAATTTATACGGAAATGCAAAATGGGGATATAAGAGTATTTAAAGATGATAATAGTATATTAGAATTTAAAATACTATCAGAAGATATGTATTGGGGACTTATAATTAATAAAAAATATGAAATTAAAACATATGGATTGAGTATACCAATATTTTCATCTTATCAAAATATAGTAACAGCTAAAGGGGTAAAATAG
- a CDS encoding aldo/keto reductase — translation MLYRKFGKTNEMVSALGFGCMRLPILPGGNQSQIDEEKSMKLVRFAIDEGVNYIDTAYPYHGTGMGSGGASEPFVAKVLKDGYREKVKLATKLPSWLIKTREDMDKYLNEQLQRLETDSIDFYLVHALNVDTWATLKTLGISEFLDAAIKDGRIKYAGFSFHDKLPLFKEIVDYYDWSFCQIQYNYLDEDFQAGTEGLKYASQKGLGITIMEPLRGGKLAANLPKEAINVFDKADVKRTPVDWALSWVWNHPEVSVILSGMNEMKQIVENIKTANMAKVNSLTDEELKIVTKVKTVIEEKVKVSCTACEYCMPCPAGVNIPKNFTFYNNHFMFDKEENYSLAVPNKERASNCIECGKCETHCPQGILIRAELKNVKALFE, via the coding sequence ATGTTATATAGAAAGTTTGGAAAGACAAATGAAATGGTTTCAGCTTTGGGGTTTGGGTGTATGAGGCTTCCAATTCTTCCAGGAGGAAATCAATCTCAAATAGATGAGGAAAAATCAATGAAACTTGTTCGCTTCGCAATTGATGAAGGTGTTAACTACATAGATACCGCTTATCCTTACCATGGGACAGGTATGGGTAGTGGTGGAGCAAGTGAACCATTTGTAGCAAAAGTGTTGAAAGATGGATACAGGGAGAAAGTAAAACTTGCTACAAAACTTCCTAGTTGGCTTATAAAAACAAGAGAAGATATGGATAAATATTTAAATGAACAATTACAGAGACTTGAGACAGATAGTATTGATTTTTATTTAGTACATGCTCTTAATGTTGATACTTGGGCAACGCTAAAAACACTTGGAATTTCTGAATTTTTAGATGCAGCTATAAAAGATGGAAGAATAAAATATGCAGGATTTTCATTCCATGATAAACTTCCTCTTTTTAAAGAAATAGTAGATTATTATGATTGGTCATTTTGCCAAATCCAATATAACTACTTAGATGAGGATTTTCAGGCTGGAACAGAAGGCTTAAAGTATGCATCTCAAAAGGGGCTTGGAATTACAATTATGGAACCGCTTAGGGGAGGAAAACTCGCAGCTAATCTTCCCAAAGAGGCTATTAATGTTTTTGATAAAGCAGATGTAAAAAGAACGCCAGTGGATTGGGCTTTAAGTTGGGTATGGAACCATCCAGAAGTATCAGTTATATTAAGTGGAATGAATGAAATGAAGCAAATTGTAGAAAATATAAAAACAGCAAATATGGCTAAGGTTAATTCATTAACAGACGAAGAATTAAAGATAGTTACCAAGGTTAAAACTGTTATTGAGGAAAAAGTAAAAGTTAGTTGTACAGCCTGTGAGTATTGTATGCCCTGTCCAGCGGGTGTAAATATTCCTAAAAATTTCACTTTCTATAATAATCATTTTATGTTTGACAAAGAGGAGAATTATTCTTTAGCAGTTCCCAATAAGGAAAGAGCATCAAATTGCATAGAGTGTGGTAAATGTGAAACTCATTGCCCTCAAGGCATTTTAATTCGTGCAGAATTAAAGAATGTTAAAGCGTTATTTGAATAG